Genomic DNA from Setaria italica strain Yugu1 chromosome V, Setaria_italica_v2.0, whole genome shotgun sequence:
GGAGCATTGCTTTGACACCAGAAATGCTGTaagtgttcatctctccgagagCAGAGCCTGTTTGTTGCAAGTATTGCTCGGCACCATCACTCACAAGTCATAACACCTAGTATATATTAATGATGATAGTCTACGAAATTGAATACTGAAACATAACTGTTTGCCGATGACCTTTTAGGTTTGCCCGATCTGCGCCAACAATCTAGGGAGAGACATGGCTGCACATTTCAGAGTTCAGCACTCGCATCTTCTCAAGGTACCATGAGCGGCGACGAGTAGCAGTAGCCTTCCACCATAGCTGTAGCCATGAACTAATTGGTACGGTGATGAATCATGACAGAGGAGGAAACCTTCCAAGCCATGCGCATGGCCTGAAGCTGCTACCAACTCAGCATCTGGGAAGGGAACAGCAACATATGAAGTGAACCCTTACTTTGAGGAGCCCCAGCATTACAGGATGAGCATCGGCAGGCCATACCAAGAGCCTGCCCCTGACCCACTGCTCTCGCAGTTCATCTGCAGCGTTGAGCAAACCCACGACGCTGAGAATGGTGCTGTAAAGACCCCAGATGATCAGAGGTATGTAGTAATTCAGATTTTCAATGCAAGCATTGCTGTATCTGTATCGATCCGTGAGTTAGTTAATGAATCTTGTTATTTCCTGTATATCCTACTAGTAGGTGCAGAAGAAAGGCAGCGAGTGATGACGCGTCATCCAAGCTGGGTCTGCAGGAGAGGTTGCAGAGGATCGACTTCCTCACGGAGATACTCATGTCCACCATTCTTTAATGTGTTGCTGCTATCTAGGGTTTCTTGAGCAGCTTTATTTAGGCACTGTTATTATATTAGGATGTTACTTATGTGGGTATCAGCTGTATCCATACGCATGAATGTTGCATATTCTAGCCCAACCTTGTCCATCTGAATTGTTTTGTGCACAACTCTTGTGTGCTGCAATGCTATCAGT
This window encodes:
- the LOC101760992 gene encoding protein DEHYDRATION-INDUCED 19 homolog 5 isoform X1, translating into MEVEACYNYGFLPADRGRHQPPPPPPHPAEDGELWEYFPCPFCYIEVEVPFICNHLQEEHCFDTRNAVCPICANNLGRDMAAHFRVQHSHLLKRRKPSKPCAWPEAATNSASGKGTATYEVNPYFEEPQHYRMSIGRPYQEPAPDPLLSQFICSVEQTHDAENGAVKTPDDQSRCRRKAASDDASSKLGLQERLQRIDFLTEILMSTIL
- the LOC101760992 gene encoding protein DEHYDRATION-INDUCED 19 homolog 5 isoform X2 — encoded protein: MEVEACYNYGFLPADRGRHQPPPPPPHPAEDGELWEYFPCPFCYIEVEVPFICNHLQEEHCFDTRNAVCPICANNLGRDMAAHFRVQHSHLLKRRKPSKPCAWPEAATNSASGKGTATYEVNPYFEEPQHYRMSIGRPYQEPAPDPLLSQFICSVEQTHDAENGAVKTPDDQRCRRKAASDDASSKLGLQERLQRIDFLTEILMSTIL
- the LOC101760992 gene encoding protein DEHYDRATION-INDUCED 19 homolog 5 isoform X3; translated protein: MEVEACYNYGFLPADRGRHQPPPPPPHPADGELWEYFPCPFCYIEVEVPFICNHLQEEHCFDTRNAVCPICANNLGRDMAAHFRVQHSHLLKRRKPSKPCAWPEAATNSASGKGTATYEVNPYFEEPQHYRMSIGRPYQEPAPDPLLSQFICSVEQTHDAENGAVKTPDDQSRCRRKAASDDASSKLGLQERLQRIDFLTEILMSTIL